ACCCACACCGAGTTCAAGCTGACCCCGCGCGGCCCGCGCCTGGTCGAGGTCAACGCGCGCCTCGGCGGCGACTTCATCCCGCGGCTCGGCATCCTCGCCGGCGGCGCCGACCCGGTCGTCGCCGCCGGTCACGTCGCCGTCGGCCGCGCACCGGCCCCTCGACGCCCGCTGCGCCGGACCGCCGCGATCCGATTCCTCTACCCGGCCCACGACTGCGAGGTCGCCGCCACCACGGTGCACCCCGAGCGGTTCGGGCCCACCGTCCACGAGGCCCTGGGCACCGCAGGCCCCGGCACCCGGCTCGCGCTCCCGCCGCGGGCCTACCTCGCCCGCTACGGGCACGTCATCGCCGTCGGCGACGACCACGCCCAGGTGGCCGCCGACCTGTCCGTCGCCGAAGAGCTTGTCGAACTGCGCAGCAGCTGAACCATCGACGGCCGTCGATCCCTCACCCGGGTGAGGCACAATCGGGGCATGACGACGACTGCGCCCGACGCCGCCTTGCTGCCCGTCGAGGACGCCGCGACCTACGCCGAGTGGTTCGCCTGCCTCGCCGACACGACGCGGGTGCGGATCCTGCACGCGGTCGCGGCCGCCGGAAAGGCCGTCACCATCGGCGAGATCACCGAGCAGATGGCGATCAGCCAGTCCAACTGCTCCCACCACGTCCGTAAGCTCGCCGACGTCGGCTTCGTGCGGCTGCGCAAGGTCGGCACCGCCACCCTCGTGTCGGTCAACGCCTCCTGCGCGGTGAGTCTCCCGCACGCGGCCGACGTGGTCATGGGGCTGCTCGCCCCCAAGCCCACCGAACCCGGCGACCTCGCCCCGGACGTCACCGTCCGGCCGCTGCGCGTCAAGGACTGGCCGGCCGTGCGCCGCATCTACGCCGAGGGCATCGCCACCGGCGACGCGACCTTCGAAACCGAGGTCCCGCCGCGCACCGAGCTCGAGGCCAAGTGGCTGCGCGGCCACCGCTGGGTCGCCGAGGTCGACGGCCAGGTCGCCGGCTGGGCCGCCGCGGCCACGGTGTCCAGCCGCGACTGCTACGCCGGGGTCGCCGAGACCTCGGTGTACGTGGGGGAGAAGTTCCGCGGCCGCGGCGTCGGCAAGGCCCTCATGCACCAGCTGGTCACCGCCGCCGATGAGGGCGAGCTGTGGACGCTGCAGACGTCGATCTTCCCCGAGAACCGCAACAGCGTGGCCCTGCACCACGGCGCCGGGTTCCGCACCGTCGGCATCCGGGAGCGCATCGGTGAGCTCGACGGCCGGTGGCGCGACACCGTCCTGCTCGAACGGCGCCGCGCCTCGCAGCTCTGAGCGTTCAGGCTTTGCTGATCCGGCAGGCGAAGCACTTGTACGCCTGCTGGCCGGACAGGTTGTCGTAGAACGCGTCGTCGACCAGCCCGTTGGCGGCCTCGTAGCGCGGGTCGCCGAACTGGTCGCCGACCTGCTGGGCGGGGCCGAAGGTGTTGGGGACGAAGATCGTGTCCGGCCGGATCGCCGTCCAGAAGAGCGCCGTGCCGGTCACTTTCCCACGCGGGCTTTCCACGACCACGGTGTCGCGGTCGCCGATCCCGAATCGCCGTGCGGTGTCGGGGTGCACCTGGACCAGGCGGATTCCGTTGAGCCGCTCGCCGGTCGGTGTCCAGTGGGTGACGCTCGCGAAGTGGACGACGCTCGGCCGGCCGGTCATGCCCATCAGCGGGAAGTCCCGGTGTACCGCGTCCGAGCCGGGGACGCCGAGGCGCACCTTGTGCGTCACCGCCTGCGGGTTGATCGGGTTGGTGACGAAGCCGGGCTCGTAGGCGATCGTCGGGTTGGCGCCGGTCACCTCGGGGTGGGTGTAGAAGACCGGCAGCGCCCGGTGGCCGGCGGCGGCGAGCTTGCGGTCCAGCTCCGGGGTGAAGATCTCGACGTTCCCGCTCGGGGTGAGGAACCGCTTGCCCGGCGCGCCGAGCGCGGCCGCCGCCTCGTACCAGGACGGGTGGTCGAGGTAGAGCGTGCTGACGCCGGGGTGCGACGTCGTCGGGCACGGCCAGCGCAGCGGCTCGGCGCGGGCGTCCATCCGCTGCTGTGTCATCCCGCCCATCGCCGGGGTGTGCTTCACGAACTCCGCCCACAGCTTCGAGTAGTCCTTCCAGCTCTGGGGGAAGGCGTCGGCCCAGTAGCCCGCGGGCTTCCTGCGGTCGCGACGGGCGAAGGCGTGAGCGAGGTCGATCCAGATCTCCCAGTCCGGCTTGGACTGCCCGACTCGCGGCACCGCGGCGTGCTGCCAGCGGATGGCGCGGTCGTCGCGTCGCATGTAGACGCCGTCCAGTTCCAGGCCGCTGGTGACCGGCAGGATGACGTCGGCGTAGTAGGCGGCTTCCTCCATGAACAGGCCGGTGTAGACGTAGAAGTCCAGCTTCTTGAACGCTTCGCGGACCTTGGTGGTGTTCGCGCTCGAGATGAGCGGGTTGCCTTCGGTGATGACGGCCTTCAACGGGTACGGGCGGCCGGTGAGGATGGACTCGGCGAAGTAGTCCGGCCCGACCGGCAGCGCTTGGTCCAGCGGCGGTGTGGCGACCGTCAGCTCGGGCAGGCGGAGGTCGCCGGGCCAGGTGTTGTGCATGAAGTTGCAGCCGCCGCCCGGGACGCCGATGTTGCCGGTGACCGCGGCGAGGAAGGTCAGGACGCGGTAGGTGTCGAAGGCGCCGAGCTGGTGGGAGATGCCGGCGTTGCAGAAGATCGCGGCGGGCTCGGCCTTGGCGTAGTCCTCGGCGAGCTGCCGGATCGTCGCGGCCGGCACGCCGGTGACGCCGGCGGCCCAGTCCGGGGTGTAGTCCTTGACGTGGTCGCGTAGTTCGGCGAATCCGAGCACCCAGCGCTGCACGAACGCCTTGTCGTGGAGGCTGTTGGCGATGATGTGCTGGAGCATGCCGAGCACGAGCGCGAAGTCGGTGTGCGGCTTCGGCGCGACCCAGGTGTCGGCGGCCGCGCCGGTCGGTGTCCGGCGCGGGTCGACGACGACGAGCTTCGCGTGGGTCTTCTTCCTGGACCTGAGCAGGTAGTCGAAGGTGACCGGGTGGGTCTCGGCCTGGTTGGTGCCCAAGAACAGGAAGTACTTCGCGGAGCCGAGGTCCTCCCGGCCGGTGGCGCCGTCGACGCCGTAGCCGTTGGTGAAGGTGCCGAGCCCGAACGTCGTGGCGAGGGCGTTGCCGCCGGCGTCGTTGCAGACGGGGCCGACATCGGTGTTGTTCGGGCTCCCCAGCAGCGCGAACAGGCGCGCGACCAACGAGCCGGTGCCGCGGGGGAGCCGGCCGGTGGTGCGGTTGGCGATCGTCTTGACTTGACCGCTGTCGCGCAGCTGCAGCAGCCGGTCGGCGATGAGGTCGAGTGCCTGGTCCCAGGAGACCGGCTCGAACTTCGAGTCCTTCGAGCCCTTGGCGCCGGATACCCGGCGCAGGGGAGTGGTCAGCCGCAGCGGGCTGTAGGCGATTTCCGGCATCATCGACGCCTTGACGCAGAAGTTTCCGGCCTGGACCGGGTCGTCCGGGTCGCCGGAGACGCTGATGACCCGCCCCGCCCGGACGCCGACCTGGAGGCGGCAGTTCGAGTTGCAGAACTGGCAGGCCGTCGAGACGACGGTGTCCGGGTGCAGGGCGGCCGAGTCGGTGGTGAAGCTGAGCTCCCCGCCCGTGCGGCTGCCGACGGTGGGAATCTCGGCCGTGGCGGGGTCCGCACCGGCGATCGACGGGTTGACGAACAGGGAGGCGCCACTGATCACGGCACCTTGGACGAAACCTCTGCGTGACAGACCGGTGAAATCGTCCATAAGGACCTACCCCCAGAAGACGAAACGGACACAGCGCGCGACTCCATCGACACGTGTCGATCCACACTAGAGAGTGAGGGAAGCGTTGCATAGCAACGAATGTCGCAATCGATCGGTGCTGATCGATGCTCGCCGACGTGTCTCCGCGAATGCGGTGGGATGGCGTCTGCCGCTGTGCGGATGCGGCTGTTTCGAGTGCGTGTGTCGTTACCTGGCGGTCCTGGCTAATCGAGAGGCATGGTCAGCTGGCCGTGGTGGAAGTCGAAGTGCCGGGCCGGGAACCGGTACACGTCGGCCAAGGTCATGTAGTCCTGGAAGAACGGGTCCCACCGGGTCGGGTAGTGCATGCCACGGGCAAGGTCGATGTCGCTCTCGCCGTCCAGCCGACGGTGCAGTGCCGCGATCGTCCGGTCGAACAGCGTCACCATCCAGGAACGCGGCATGAGCGTCCCGCCAAGCCACGAGCCGGCGAAGTTGACCACGTCGAAGGGTCTGGTGCCCGCGTTGAGCAATCGTGCGTACTCGCGGCTCGCTCCGTCGGGTAAACGGCCGAAAATTCGCACCAGCCGTAGTAACGCGCGAATGATCAGGTAGCCGAGCAGCATGTGGAACAGCAGCTGACGGTTGTTCCACCGCGTACCCGCGCTGGTGCGCCGCAGGTCGCTCCTGCTCGCTGCGTCGAGCAGCTCGTGGAAGCTCTTGCGCGTTCGCTCCATGCCCTCGTGAACGGCTCTCTTGTCCACCGTCGAAGTGTCCGCCACGGGGTCCGGGAACGCCAGCCGGCGCTCCCGGGTGACACGCCGCGTGCGGATCACCAAGCGGTCGGCGAAACCCGCGGCATTTCGCTCAAGGGATCGTGCAGCAGCCGCTCGAATCCGAGCTCGCCGGCGCCGATCAGGGTGGCGTCGTCGCCGAGAGCCGACACACTCAGGCGGACTTTTTCCTTCGCCACCGGCAGCACATTGCGGGCGACGCGGCCACGTACTCGCGGCAGTACACCGGCGTACACATCCCGCAACATTCCGCCGAAGACGACCACCGCCGGATTGAAGAGATTGATGAGATTGGCGACGCCGATGCCCAGCCAATCCCCGACGTAATCGAGCGCGTCGCGAGCATTGGCATCGCCCGCGGCAGCGTCGGCGGCCACCGCCCGCACGGCGTCACGACCGAAGACCTCCGGCGGTCGGCGTGCGGCGTCCAGCAAGGCCCGTTCACCGGCTTCGGCCTCCAGGCACCCGCTGGAGCCGCAGCCACAAGGTCGCCCGTCATGCGGGTTGACGACCATGTGGCCCAGTTCGCAGCCGTACCCCGCGTCACCGTCCAGCACCGTGCCGCCGACGATGATCCCGCCACCGACGCCGACGTCGCCGTGCAGGTAGACCAGGTTCTGCACGCCCATCCCGGCCCCGCGAAGGTGCTCCGCGAGCGCTCCGAGATGCGCCTCGTTTCCCACCGGCACGCGCAGTCCCAGCCCCAGCCGGCGTGCCAGTTCAGCGCCGAACGCCTGGTCGACCCAGCCGAGGTCGGGGCCGAAGCGGACGGTCCCGTCGCCGGGACGGATCATTCCGCAGTACGAGGCCCCCAGCCCCACGCAAGTCGACGTCGACGGCGCCGCGTCGATCAACTCGCGGCCGAGCTCCGCGAGCGTCGTGACCACGTAGTCGAGATCGACTCCGGACCGGCGCCGGGCAGCGACCTTGCGGTCCAGGATGACACCGCCGAGGCCGATCCGGGCGGCGACCACCCGGTCCACGGCGACGTCGAACGCCAATACGTGGAAACGCTGAGTTTCCGGCCGCACGATGGGCGACGGGCGGCCCTGGTGGCGATTGTCCGTCTGCGCCACTTCCCGGACCAGGCCCGCCGCGCTCAGTTCCGCCGTCAACGTCTTGATCGTGCTTCGGTTGAGGTTCATCCGTCTCGCGAGCTCAGCTCGCGAGATTCCGCCGTTCAGGTGCACGAGGCGAAGAAAAGTACCGCGATTGTGCCGACGCATCTCCTCCTGATCCAACCCGATTCTCGAGCCGTCCCAGGGTGTCAATTCCATGTCGTGTCCGATGCGTAGAGTGTGCTGGTCAGACTGGCATCAGCGCGCTCTACGCGCAATCCCGGTGACGCGGCCGCGTCCGGTGAGTCAGTGTCACGCCGGGGGCGCCGCCCACGCGTCGAGGCCGTCGCGGGCCGCCAGCCGGAGTCCGCTGGTGAACCGGCGGGGCGTTCCGGTGAGCGGGTCGTCGAACGCGAGGACGCGGGCCAGCAGCTGGAGGGGTTTCGTGAAGTCGCCGAGGGGTTTCTCGCGCAGTTCGGGGTAGAAGTCGTCGCCGAGGATCGGGATGCCGAGGCCGCTCAGGTGCACGCGCAGCTGGTGCGTCCGGCCGGTCGAGGGCACCAGCCGGTAGTGGCCCAGGCCGTCGTGGTGCCCGGCCAGCTCGACGTACGTCTCCGCGTTCGGCTCGCCCGGTACCTCCTGCGCGGCCAGCACCCCGCGCTCCTTGATGATCCGGCTGCGCACGGTCCGCGGCAGGTCCAGCGCCGGGTCGTACGGCGCGATCGCCTCGTACTCCTTGTGGACCTTCCGGTCGCGGAAGAGCGTCTGGTACTTCCCGCGCAGCTCCGGCGTGATCACGAACATCACCAGCCCGGCGGTGACCCGGTCGAGGCGGTGCGCGGGGGACAGGTGCGGCAGGTCGAGGTCGCGGCGCAGGCGCACGAGCGCCGTCTCGAGGATGTGCTGCCCGCGCGGGATGGTCGCCAGGAAGTGCGGCTTGTCGACGACCAGCAGGTGCTCGTCGCGGTGCACGACGCGGATCGCGAACGGCACCGGCACCTCGTCCGGCAGGTCGCGGTGGAACCAGATGAACGAGCCGGGCGCGTACGGCTCGTCGACGGCGAGCGGGCCGTCGGTGCCGTGGATGCGCTCCTCGCGCAGCATCTGCTCGATCCGGTCCGGCGTCACCCGCGGGAGGCGGTCGACGAGGTGCGCCAGCAGGGTCGGCCACTCGCCGTCGGGCAGTTTCAGCCGGGCGGGATCCAGCCCGTGGCGGGGCGGGATCGGGGGCCGGAGCTTGCGTCTCATCGTCCCCCGACTGTAGCTAACCCTCCGACGACGTCCGGTAGCGCGCGATGTAGCGGGCCGTCGCCTCGGCGTTCTTCGCCTCGGCCGCTTCGGCGCGGACGTGGCGGCCCGTGTGGTGCGGGAAGCCCTGCCGGCCGAGCCGGTGCTCGATGCTCTCCTCCATGTACGCGCAGGAGTAGAAGTACGCGACGAGCGCCGCCATCAGCACCAGGGAGAGGCGCAGCCAGATCGAGCCGGGCAGCAGCAGCCACACCGCGCACAGCGGCACGATGCCGACCGACCGCTGCAGCACGTACCGGGCTCGCCAATGCTTCGACGTCGCGTCGTACAGGGCCCAGTCCTTGTAGCGGTCCGGCAGCTTGACGCCGACGGCGTAACCGAGCCAGCGGAGTGCACCAGGTCGTTCCATGAGGTCCAGTGTACACTAATAGTTAGTACACTAACTGTCTCGTGGACCACGTTAGGATCGCGTCATGATCGACCTGGGTGAGGACCCCCTGAAGCTCGACCGGCAGGTGTGCTTCGCGCTGTCGGTGGCTTCGCGCAGCGTGATCGCGATCTACCGGCCGCTGCTGGAGCCGTACGGCCTGACCCACCCGCAGTACCTGGTGATGCTGGCGTTGTGGGAGCGGTCGCCGCGGTCGGTGAAGGACCTGGGCGCGTCGCTGAGGCACGAGCCGGCGACGCTGTCCCCGCTGCTCAAGCGGCTGGAGGCGCTCGGCTACGTCACGCGCACCCGGAGCCGGTCCGACGAGCGCCAGCTGATCGTCGAGCTGACGGAGTCCGGGCGGGCGCTGCGGGCCGAGGCCGAGAAGATCCCGTACCAGGTGGTGGAGACGCTGGGGATGGAGGTCTCCGAGCTGGAGGCGCTCCACGGCGTGCTGTCCAGGGTCATCGCCGCGACCGCCTGAGGAATGTCCCGCCGTCGAGCAGGGTTGAGCAGAGCGTGCTGAAGATCAGGCTGGGTGTCGCACCGGCGGCGGGGACCGGGCCGGCGGAGTTCGCCGGGCTCGCGGAACGGCTCGAGAGCGCCGGCGTCGACTCGCTGTGGCTGTCCGAGCTGGTGTACTCGCCCGAGGTCGACCCGATGATCGGCATGACGCACGCGCTGGCCCGGACGTCGAAGCTCAAGGTCGGCACCGGCGTCGCGATCCTCCCGGGGCGGCACCCGGTGCTGGTGGCGAAGCAGCTGCTGACGCTGGCCGGGTTGGCGCCCAAGCGGGTGCTGCCGGTGTTCGGCCTGCGTCCGGCGCGCGCCGCGGAGCACGACCTGTTCCCGGTGCCGGCCGGTCGCCGGGCGGCGGTGTTCGACGAGTCGCTCGTGCTCTTGCGGCGGCTGCTGGAGGAGGACTCGGTGTCGTTCTCCGGTGAGTTCTTCGAGGTTTCCGATGTGTCGCTGGGGCCGCGCCCGGCGAAGCGGCTGGACGTGTGGCTCGGCGGCTCGGCCCCGGCGGCCTTGCGCCGGACGGGACGGCTGGCCGACGGGTGGCTGGGGAGTTTCCACACGCCGTCGCAGGCTCGTGAGGCCGTGGTCGCGATCCAGGCCGCCGCGGCCGAAGCGGGGCGGGAGATCGAGGAGGACCACTTCGGGTTGAGCCTGGTGGTGGCGGATCGCGGCGTGCCTTCGGGTCTGGCCGAGATGGCGGCCCGGCGCAGTCCCGGCGTTCCGCTGACGGACCTCGTGGCGACGAGCTGGCCCGAGGCCCGGCGGCTGGTGGAGCAGTACATCGAGGCGGGGCTGTCGAAGTTCGTGATCCGGCCCGGGCACGGGGATTTCGACGGGTTCCTCGAGAAGTTCCAGGCCGAGCTGGTGCCGCTGCAGAACTAGAACTCCAGCTGTTCGGCCTTCCGCGGCATGAGCAGCAGCGCCACGACGGAAACCCCCGCCACCACCAGCAACCCGACGAACACGTAGTGCGTGGCCTCCGCCAAAGCCCCCCGGACGAACGTCGCCACCGGGGAGTCCGCATGTCCGCCCAGGACCAAGCTCGTCGCGTCCACCGAAGGCGGGAGCTTGCCGGCCACCTCCGCCGGTGGTGAGGCGAACCGCGAAGCCAGCGTCGCGTTCGCGATCGCGCCGAAGACCGCCGCTCCCACCGCGCTGCCCAGCGACCTGCTGAACAGGTTCGTCGCCGTCACCACGCCCCGGCGGTCCCAGCCCACCACCGACTGGACCGCCACCAGCGTCGGGCTCGACGTCAGGCCGAGACCCAGCCCCAGGACGAATGCCGCCAGCGCCGCCGACCAGATCGACGACGACGCGTCCAGCGTCGCCACCAGCACCGCGCCGCCGACCACGAACACCGTGCCGATCAGCGCCGTGTCGCGGAAGCCGATCTTCAGGTAGATCTTGCCCGCCAGGGACGCCGAGATCGGCCAGCCGACCGTCAACGCGGCCACCGCGAACCCGGCGACCAGCGCGCCCGCGCCGAGGACGCCCTGGGCGTACGTCGGCAGGTACGACGTCAGCCCCATCAGGACCGCGCCGACCACCACCGCCAGCAGGTTGCCGCCCACCAGGATCCGGCGCGTGAACACCCACAGCGGCAGCACCGGCTCGGCCGCGCGCTTCTCCACCAGCACGAACGCCACGAGCAGCACCGCGCCCGTGACGAAGATCGCCACGCTCGGCACCGAGCCCCACGCCCACGCGACGCCGCCTTCGAGCAGGCCCAGGATCACCAGCGAGCAGCCGACCGTCAGCAGCGCCGCGCCCGTGTAGTCGACCTTGTGCGGCTTGCGCTCCACCCGCTCGGCGAAGTTGCGCCACAGCATCAGCGCCGCGATCGCGCCCAGCGGCAGGTTGATGAAGAAGATCCACCGCCAGTCCAGGTACTCCGCGAACACGCCGCCGAGCGTCGGGCCGACCACCGACGCGATGCCCCAGACGCTCGCGACGTAGCCCTGCACCCGCGCGCGTTCCTCCACCGTGTAGAGGTCGCCGATCACCGTCATCGACATCGGCTGGATCGCGCCCGCGCCGATGCCCTGCACCGCGCGCGCCGCGATCAGCACCGGCATGCTCCACGCGGCCCCGCACAGGACCGAGCCGACCAGGAACGCCGCGATGCCGAAGAACATCACCGGGCGGCGGCCGAGGACGTCGGCGAACTTGCCGTAGAGGGGGACGGTGACCGCCTGGGTGAGCAGGTAGACCGAGAACAGCCACGGGAACTGCGAAAACCCGCCGAGGTCGCGCACCACGGACGGCACGGCGGTCGCGATGATCGTGCTGTCCAGGGCGACCAGGGCGGTGCTCAGCATGACCGCGATCAGCACCGGGCCACGCTCCGACCGGAAACCGACCCCCTTCACGCTGGTGGCGGGGGTGCTCGTCATCGGCGGGCTGCTCCTCGGGGAGGTCATGACCGGGGTCAACTACTTTGCACTCCTAAGCATTCCATCCGGGGACGCCGCACCCCAGCGAATTTCCGTCACAGTGCGCATCCCGGAAGATGGGTCGGATGAGCGACTGGATCCGGCCGATCGGCCAGGGGTGGGTGGTCCGCGACGCGGTGCCCGGCCCCGACGTCGACGAGTTCGCCGAACCCGACCGCGTGGTCGCGGCACTGGCCGCGCCCGGCGCCGCGGACAGCCTGCTGGCCGTGCAGCACCCGGCCCGCACGCCCGCGGCGCTCGCGCGCGGGCTCGACCTGACCGCCGCCGTCCCGGTCGCGCGGGCCGTGCTCGAACGGCTCCGCAAGCGGTTCTACCGGCCGGTGCGCGAGATCGTCGCGCCCTACCGGATCGAGGGGCCGGACGGCGTGGCGCTGGGCCTGCTGTGCCTGGTCGACCCGGCGGCGGTGACCGACGACGGCGCCGCGCGCGTCCGGCACACCGAGGACGTCTACGCCGACGTCGTGGCCGAGCGCGCGGCCGTGCTGGCCGGGCTGGGCTGCGCGACGAGCGCGGCGATGCTCGTCCCGGCGTCCGGCGGCGACCTGCTGACCGAGCAGGTCGAACGGGCCTGCGCCGGCCTCGGCCTGCCCGATCTGTCCACAACGGATGCGGCCGGGCGGCGGCACGAGCTGTGGGTGGTGCCGGCGGGCCCGCTGCAGAACCGGCTGCTGGCCGCGGTGGCCGCCGCCGAGCTGCTGGTCGCCGACGGCAACCACCGGGTGGCCGCGGCGTCGGCGGCCGGCCACGGTGCGCTGCTGGCCCTGGTCACGGCGGGCCCGCAGCTACGGATCGGCGCGATCAACCGGGTCCTGACGGGCACCGGGCTCGGGCCGGAGGACCTGGTGTCCCGCTGGTGCGCGGCCGGCCTGGACGTCCGGTATGAGGAGCACGCGGTGCCGGTCACGGGCGAAGTGGTGGTCCGCGCCGGCCCGGCGGTGCTGCGGATCCCGCTCCCGAAGGGGGCCGGGCCGGAGCCGGTGATCGACCACGAGATCGTCGAGCGGGTGTTGTTCGCCGAGGCGCTCGGAGTGGACCCGGACGGGCCGTGCGTGCTGCCGTTGCCCGCGGGCCGTCCGGTGCCGGCGGACGCGGACGCGGTGGTGTTGCTCGCGCCGGTGCGGTATTCGGACGTCCTCGCGGTGCACGCGGCCGGTCGCCGGATGCCGCGGAAGGCGACGTACTTCACGCCGAAGCCGCGCAGCGGGCTGGTTCTGGCGGAGCTTCAGCCGGGTCGTGAGTGAGAAACAGGGTTAGAACACAGTTTCTCACTCACGAGCGTCCCACCAGTTCAGGACCCGGGTCGCCAGCAGCGTCAGCCACTTCGACGGCTCACCCGGCGGGACGTCCACGTCGAACCACACCCGGCCGGTGTGGCGCTCGGTCTGCAGCCACGTCCCGTCCGGCCTCCGCGCCGCGCGGATCAGCTCCATCGCCTCCGCCAGCCGCGGGTCGGGCCGGTTCGCGTCGCGGAAGTACGAAGCCGCGTTGAGCACGTCGTAGTACCACCGGATCGGGTACGAGAACTCGCTCACCCACGGCGCGATCGGCTCGCCCGTCGAAAGCCGCCGGAACAGCCTGCGCTCCAGCAGGTACTCCTCGCCCGACAGCCGCGCCGCGCGGGTGTCGGCCGTGCCTCCCGTCGCGGTTTCGAACGCGAGCAGGCCCTTCAGCGTGTTGAGTGTCGAGTGGACCGACGAGCGCGTCGACCCCTCGACCCACTCGCAGTTCCAGCCGCCGTCCGGCAGCCGGTGCGCGACGAACCAGTCGGCGATTCCCGAGACGTCCGCGCCGAGCCAGACGCCGTTCGCCAGCGTCCAGGCGTTGATGCAGCAGTCGACCTCGCCGTCCCAATAGGGCAGGTCTTCGTACTCCCACCGGCTGTTCTCGGCGAGCTTCGCCGCCGTTCCCCGCAGCGCCGAGGCGTCCAGTCCCCACTCGCGCAACGAGTTCAACGTCCACGTCGTCGCCGTCCAGGGCTGGGCCTCGCCGCCCTGGAAGCCGGCCGGGAAGAACGCGCCGCCCGCCCACTGGCCGTCGGGGTCCTGCAGCGCCAGCAACCGCGCGCCGAACCCCTCCGTGGCGACCCGGGCCCGCGTCGCCTCCCAGACCCGGGGCGGCTCGCCCGCCAAGTCCCGCTCCACCTGCCAGCGCAGGGCCGGGTCGGAGTCGCGCAGCCAGGCGAGCACGTCCATCAGGCCCCCGTGACGCCGTCGATCGCTTCGCGCAGGAAGTCGGCGTGGCCGTTGTGCCGCGCGTACTCGTGGATCATGTGCAGCATCACCAGCCGCAGCGAGACGTCCTCGCCCCAGCGCGCCTGGTGTCCCGTGACGTCCAGGGACTCGGCGGCCTCTTCGATCTTGC
The window above is part of the Amycolatopsis camponoti genome. Proteins encoded here:
- a CDS encoding squalene cyclase, with the translated sequence MDVLAWLRDSDPALRWQVERDLAGEPPRVWEATRARVATEGFGARLLALQDPDGQWAGGAFFPAGFQGGEAQPWTATTWTLNSLREWGLDASALRGTAAKLAENSRWEYEDLPYWDGEVDCCINAWTLANGVWLGADVSGIADWFVAHRLPDGGWNCEWVEGSTRSSVHSTLNTLKGLLAFETATGGTADTRAARLSGEEYLLERRLFRRLSTGEPIAPWVSEFSYPIRWYYDVLNAASYFRDANRPDPRLAEAMELIRAARRPDGTWLQTERHTGRVWFDVDVPPGEPSKWLTLLATRVLNWWDARE
- a CDS encoding MDR family MFS transporter: MTSTPATSVKGVGFRSERGPVLIAVMLSTALVALDSTIIATAVPSVVRDLGGFSQFPWLFSVYLLTQAVTVPLYGKFADVLGRRPVMFFGIAAFLVGSVLCGAAWSMPVLIAARAVQGIGAGAIQPMSMTVIGDLYTVEERARVQGYVASVWGIASVVGPTLGGVFAEYLDWRWIFFINLPLGAIAALMLWRNFAERVERKPHKVDYTGAALLTVGCSLVILGLLEGGVAWAWGSVPSVAIFVTGAVLLVAFVLVEKRAAEPVLPLWVFTRRILVGGNLLAVVVGAVLMGLTSYLPTYAQGVLGAGALVAGFAVAALTVGWPISASLAGKIYLKIGFRDTALIGTVFVVGGAVLVATLDASSSIWSAALAAFVLGLGLGLTSSPTLVAVQSVVGWDRRGVVTATNLFSRSLGSAVGAAVFGAIANATLASRFASPPAEVAGKLPPSVDATSLVLGGHADSPVATFVRGALAEATHYVFVGLLVVAGVSVVALLLMPRKAEQLEF
- a CDS encoding DUF1015 family protein; translation: MSDWIRPIGQGWVVRDAVPGPDVDEFAEPDRVVAALAAPGAADSLLAVQHPARTPAALARGLDLTAAVPVARAVLERLRKRFYRPVREIVAPYRIEGPDGVALGLLCLVDPAAVTDDGAARVRHTEDVYADVVAERAAVLAGLGCATSAAMLVPASGGDLLTEQVERACAGLGLPDLSTTDAAGRRHELWVVPAGPLQNRLLAAVAAAELLVADGNHRVAAASAAGHGALLALVTAGPQLRIGAINRVLTGTGLGPEDLVSRWCAAGLDVRYEEHAVPVTGEVVVRAGPAVLRIPLPKGAGPEPVIDHEIVERVLFAEALGVDPDGPCVLPLPAGRPVPADADAVVLLAPVRYSDVLAVHAAGRRMPRKATYFTPKPRSGLVLAELQPGRE